Genomic DNA from Peribacillus simplex:
TCAGCTTGATGTAAACGATGCCAAGCGGACTCCCAACACCCCTTGGAATCCGGATGGACGAGCGGACCAGCCATGCCTACTTGATTGATGATCAATGCAGGAAACAGGATCTTCTTCCCTTGCCTGCAAACCGAATGAAGTTCTCTTAACTCCTCTATATCACCCTCTTGTGACACATATAAAATGGAGTCAAAAGGCTGCACGATCTCCTGCCATTCAATCTCTACTCCCTTTTCACGCACGACCTCCCCTATGGCAACCTCGTCGTCCGTCTTACGCGCATGTGTCACGATTTCATTCAATCTTTTTCTATTGGTCGGTACCGTGTCCGTAATGAAGATATGGAATGTCGGCAATCCGGTTTCAATCAGTGAGGACACCAATGAAAGGAACAATGGGCCAGAACCTATAGCCAACGCCTTTTTCTTTCGATAAGTTTCAAAACGGTAGGCCCCGGAATCGCCGCAGCTTTCCAGGAACTCGATTTGTGAAGCATACCTTTCAAGTACTTGATTCCTTAATTGATGGGGACTGTCCTGACTCACATCCCGAACAAACCCATTACCGTACAAAACCTCGGCAATTTCCATCACCCTGTTCCGGTATGGGCCAGGCAATCCGTCCGTCAACTCGCTTAATGTATGATTCCCGTTGAACATCGGTAATAGCTTTTCAATCCACTGTACGATCGAGCTGCCCTCCATACGGAACGAACTTATGTTATTCCTGAAATACACACCTCTGTTCGGTTCCGGAAGAAAAAACGTATCCCTTTTCACTTTTAAACGCATAGAAGGGGTCAAATTCACCATTCCGTTCCTCCTAACCCGATGCATTCTAAGTGCTGCCATTAGCACAGCACTTCACTTTAATCCTATGTACGACAATTTGTCCCTTATGTCTCATGCTATAAAGAAAAGTCCCTGCACATGCAGGGACTTCCTTTAGAAAACCTGGATACTTAACCGCCGCAACGTCCGCAACGACCGCCGCAACCTCCGCAGCGTCCGCATCCGCCACAGCGACCACAGCGACCACAGCGACCGCCGCAACCAAAGCAACCGAAGCACAAGAAACAGCCAAAACAGCCAAAGCAGCCACCCACACCAATGAATTGCCGGGACGAATCATCCAGATTGTACTGGTTTTGATCCCATGGAACCGGCTGAGTTACCTGGAAATCATCGACATTCAGATTTTGCAATTGATTTTGAAATTCATACATTTTATATAACCTCCGTTTTTTATTTATAAGGTAGTGCTTAGAACAGGAAACCGGAACGAAATGGTCAGGGAATAAAACCACGTCAAGTATTCCCTCCAACAAATTATGTCAGGGGAGTGGGCATTGCCACTTATTCAAAAGCCCATTTTTATTAAATCTTCATAAAACGGTTCAAGCGGAAACAGGATCATCACTTTATTAATGATGTGGCTTAGTACAAATGAAAAACTTCGAACAAAGCTGTAAGAACCTGGAACTAAGTTGGCAAACCCAGGATAGGAGATTAGCTTATCAACTCGAAAAGGGCTCCGGTGCATGTTAGAAACACAGAACCTCAATATCCTTTTTATAATGAATTACGATGCTACTCCAAACAATCAATTCATGAATTCAATCTCGCTTCGGACAAAAATAAAGCCCTTGCATTAACTTATACAAGGACTTTATTTACTCACTTTGAATTTTCTTTTGGTAAGTCTAATGTTGGAGTACGATCAAAGAAATTCCACGGTTTTAACATGGCGTGTACCCATTCTGTTGGCATCATTGGCCATTCTTCAGCTCGTGCTACATGAGTTGCACCTGTGGTCATCCATACCACATTATCTGTATTGTCAATGGAACCGTTGTCTGTCGAATATTGTCTTAATCCTGTATCTGTTTTGCTGCGGTTCGGATATTTACCTTCCGGATATCGCTCATCCGGGTCATAATTTGTGACCCACAACTGCTTGTCCATAAAGTTAACTCGCTTGAAAAGCCAATCATCATCACTAAATAAGGCTCCTTTGGCAATCGGGTGAGTGCCTCCTGCAAAAGGGATGATTTGATAGGAAACTGGATTTCCTACCTTATTCTCTTTATTAAGATTACTGAACAGTCGAATAGTGGAAGAATCAAATTTTTGAATCGACTCTTGCTCCGTCTTTACTGTTTTTTCTTCTGTTACCATAACACTTTTGCGTGGACCGCCCTCTTGATTTTTTTCTACCTTTGGATTAATTTCCATTAGGGAATTACTTTCGCCATCAACATCTAGGTCAAGCCTGAAATTGTAAATGTGCTGGTGTGTGGTCCCGACAATATTATTATCAAGCAAAGTACCATATTTTGTATCCTCTTTTGCAGTTTTGTCATGCATTGTTTTTGATTTAACACCTTTTACTGCTTCAATACCGGATGCTCCTACATCAATATTAATTACTCCATTTTGTGATAACTTCCAATCAAAGATATAATCATAGTTTCCTATTGTACTAACCCAGCGAACCACTAATTCGCGGCGTTCACGGCTTTGATTTTCTTCTTTAAATGTCGCAAGGTCGGCATGTTTATATTCTGGCCCCGCATATTGTTCAAATACTGCAATGGCATTTTTAATAACGTAAGGATTGCCCGAGTTATCTGCAATTGTTGCATCCAGCAGCACGGCGTTTTCTGGTACGTCAGCTCCAAGTTCTAGCGGTGCAGTTAATGTGCCCATTCCATATTCACCAGCATCCAAATAGGATTTGAAGTACCAGCCAACGTCAGGATCTCCGTAAGGAACTATCATCCCACCCAGCGATCCTTCATACATAATTTTTCTTTTTTTTCCATGGTCATCATAAGTAACGGTTGATAACACAGGTCCTACCCGGGTATCCAATCGCAAGTGGAAATCCCAGTTTTGCCAGCTAATCGTATTTCCTTTTATTTCATAGTTCTTGCCTTCAGGCTCGGTAATATTAAGCGGTTTTGCATCGGATTTCTTCTCATAATCTCTGCCATCATATGCGTTTAATTGCATCGGGATCGGAATGACACCTTCATCTTCTATTTTAATAACCGCTTTCTTTTCAAGATCTACAACAGCAACCAAATTTTCAATTGGATGCGCCCAAAAATTCCCATCCCCTGTATCCAAATAAGATACTATTTTCAATAGACGCTTATCATGCTCCAATTTATCTTCACCATCGAAATAACCTACTGTCAACGGGGTCGCAACGACCTTTTTAGGGTCATCTATCCCCCGTTTTTTTAGCGCTTTTGCAAAGTCTTCACTTGCTTCAATGGCTCCTTGAACAGTAGCAAAATCATCCAGAATAATCATGCCATGAACGCCGTCCATTTCATTCCATGAAACTAGTTTTTTTGATGATATATTCACTTCACCCTCAATAACTTGTTTGCCATTCAATGCAATGAACTCTGCTTTTCTTGTAAATGCGTTGTCTTTTTTCTCTTTATCGTAGTCCCACTCCCACACTTTCTTTTTATCGGGAAGCTTCAGTGTAATTTCTGTAAAACGAAGAGTATCTTTATATTTCCCTGCCTTTTTGATTACATTAACCACCGCTTTAATTTCTTTAGGAGTTAAAGGATCTAAAGGATGATAAGCTTGTTTTATTTTAGCTGTTTGCTTGATGTCAGGGAGAACTTCATTTACAAAATGATCAGTTACGTAGATTTTCTCATCTTTTTCTATCACGTTTGATTCAAGTGTAATCTCTTTTCCATTAATATACGCTTTATCGGAATCAGGTATTATTTTTATGACCGTATCATCTTTTTCGATGGTGATTTTTTTTGTGAAAAAACTCCAAAAATCAGATTTAACAGTTGCACCAGTACCTTCTAAAGCTGTTTCTAGCTTAATTAATTCCACTTCACCGCCATGAGCAGAAGCATTGTTATTATGAATTAGTGAATAAGGAGAGAATATGAAAGTTAGTGCAGTCATTACAATAATTGCTGCTTTGAAAGTTCTTTGCTTTATTTTCATAGAATGTTTCCTTTCATTTTTTATTTTGGCTGTTTTCGCATACTTTGTTGCTATTTACCAAGTAACGCGGTGTGGTTGATTTCCCCTCCAGATGCTCGCTTTCCGCGGGGCGGGCGGTGAGCCTCCTCGGCGTAAACGCCTGTGGGGTCTCACCTGTCCCGCTGCTCCCGCAGGAGTCTCGCACTTGCGCTCCAATCAACCTTAAATCGTTTCGTTTTAAAAACAACAATCTTTACGAAAAGAGCCTTTATTTTTAACTTTCATTAGCTAAATAATAGTCTTAGCCGCCGTACCAATTTAAGCCTTTTTCACCTAAATCAATCCATACACTCTTTGATTGTGTATACATATCCATGGCTTGGACCCCTAATTCTCTACCAAATCCACTTTGTTTCATTCCTCCAAAAGGAGTTGTACTATCTAGCATACTGTACGTATTCACATAGACAGTTCCCGCTTGGATACCACGCGCCATACGATGAGCTCTTTTTAAGTCATTGGTCCATATCCCTGATGCTAAACCGTAAATAGTATCATTTGCTTGCCGTAGAGCATCCTCTTCATCTTTGAAGCGAATAACCGACACAACTGGTCCAAATATCTCTTCACGCGCAATTGTCATTTCGTTGGTGACATCTCCAAAGATGGTAGGTGTGAAATAATATCCATTTTTCTTGCCTCTTTGGCCGCCTGTCACTAATTCCGCACCTTCTTCAAGACCAACCGCTACATACTTTTCAATCGTCTTTAATTGTTGTGCGGAAACTTGTGGACCCATTTGCGTTGTCGCTTCAAGGGGATTTCCTACCCGTATTGATTGTACTTTACTAGCAAAAAGATCCATAAATTTATCATAAATATTTTCTTGGACAAATAAACGAGAACCAGAAGCACAAACTTGACCTTGTGCAAAGTAAATGCCAAACATCGCTCCATTAACTGCATCTTCAAGATTGGCATCGTCAAATACAATGTTAGGTGATTTCCCTCCCAGTTCTAAAGAAACCGGTTTCAAGTTTTTTGTAGCTGCTTGCATGATTAAGCGACCCGTGTCCGTTGACCCCGTAAAAGCAATTTTATCGACGTCTGGATGAGAAGCTAAAGCAGATCCCACGGTTGAACCTGGACCGGGTACAATATTAATCACTCCATCAGGAATACCGACTTCTTGGAACAGTTTAGCCAGTTCTAAAATACTTGTTGATGTTTCTTTTGCTGGCTTAATAACAATTGTATTTCCAGCAGCTAAAGCAGGAGCTAATTTCCACATCGTCAGCATTAAAGGAAAGTTCCAAGGGACAATGGCACCAATTACACCTAATGGTTCTTTTAGTGTGTAGTTGAAACGATTGTGAGGCGATGCTAATGTATCACCTTGAACCTTATTTGCAAGTCCTGCATAGAACTCCAGTACATCTATGGTAGAAGGAAGAGCTATATGCTTGGTTTCATTGATTGGTAAACCATTATCTTTTGATTCAACTTCCGCTAAAAAGTCTGAATTCTCCCACATTTTCTGAGCTGCTTTATACAGAAGTCTACCTCGGTCACTAGGAGACATAGTCGCCCATGGTCCGGATTCGAACGCTTTTCGAGCTGCTTTAACTGCATGGTTTAAATCTTCCTCGCCCCCTTGCGAAACAAGGGCATGAACCTCTCCTGTGCCAGGATTAATCGATTCAAATGTTTCTCCTGAGAGTGAATCTGTCCATTTTCCATCGATAAATAGTTGATATTTTTTCATTTTCTCCACCTCTTATTTATTTTTTTGATAAAACTTCGAAATGACTAACCAACAATTTTGAAAAACATAGATAGCTAGGTTTCCTTAAAAGCTCCTAACTTTGTTTACACGCAGCGTTGGAAGCGATTACATTTTCATGATTTTTCAGCATGGATAATGAACTCTTAAGTGATGTAGGCTGAAATATGCTCATTTATAGTGCTTCTATTTCAGCACGAGTTAGCGTTTCAATTTCTGAATTTTACATGAAAGCATACCTCTTCCATTATTTTATTAGGCTGTTTTCGCATACTTTGTTGCTATTTACCAAGTAATGCGGTGTGGTTGATTTCCCCTCCAGATGCTCGCTTTCCGCGGGGCGGGCGGTGAGCCTTCTCGGCGTAAACGCCTGTGGGGTCTCACCTGTCCCGCTGCTCCCGCAGGAGTCTCGCACTTGCGCTCCAATCAACCTTAAATCGTTTCGTTTTAAAAACAACAATCTTTACGAAAAGAGCCTTTTTTTAAAGACATAGAGTAATTAACAACTCTAAAAACACATAAACATACCCAAAAACCAAACTGCCGTTACAGAAATGTTATATAAATAAACATTACTCTCCTTCAAATAACCTTAAATCAATAAATCAAAATTGCACTATGCATCCACTTATTCAGTTTTGATAAGGAGATGTTTACTTTTCTACCTCACACACTGCGGTTTCTTTCATCTCCTTAGGTTAATTTTAAAAAGCCTTTCTAATTTACTAACTATTACATGTAAGTATTTTATATTATCCAGAAAAATCAAAAAATTTACCATTACCCAAATGGGTCATTTTATATCAAAAAGTAATTCATTTTATTTTAAAATGTTATATAATCAAAAAAAGTTAACCTGGAGGAATGCCTATGAAGGAAATGTCTAACCGCAGCTACAAAAAAATTTTATCTTTTATGGATGAAATCACCTTTTCTAATGAAAATTTCCGTGAAAAAGTACTACAGACCTTTGAAAATTTATTCGGTTACTGCCAATCTATTTTTTGGTTATGTGATGATAATAATGACTTGTTCGAACCTATTACGTTAAATATAGATAAATATGTTATCGATGATTATCTTAATAACTTTTATCAATTAGATTTGCTAGTACCCAAATATACTAAGCAAAAAGCAAGTAAACAGACTGTTATAAAAAACCTTGATTTACTTCCTCCTGAATTATATGAAAAAAGTGTATACTATAATGATTTCATGCTAAAATATGGATTTTATTATGATGTGGGTGTTTTTTTATATGATAAAAACAGTATTAAAGGTGTTCTGAACTTCGTTAGATCCAAAAAGGAGAAGCCCTTTAGTACATCCGATATTATGTGTCTAGAGGTTATTTCCAGGTTCTTATCGCAAAAAACAAGCGAGTTCCCCCATCCTTTTGTAAGCGCACCCAAAGAGAACCTGATTAATCCCTTGAAAAATAAGATTCTGTCCAGTTCTCAAGATCTCAAGCAACCAGATTTAACAGTAAAAGAAGCAGAAATATTACAACTGGTTCTAAAAGGGCATACCAATATCACCATTGCCAGCGAACTATTTATTAGTGTTAATACAGTAAAAAGACATTTGCAAAATCTTTATAGAAAGTTTGATGTCTCAAACCGAACAAGTTTATGCTATAAAATTGTTAAACCTTAAACACAATCAAAAAAACCAGAAGGTCCCCAACACCCTTCTGGTTTTCATATTAATTTCCTTACAAGTAACTTTTTTCTTGGCTCTTTTCGTAAAGATTGTTCTTTTTAAAACGAAACGATTTAAGGTTGATTGGAACGGATTGCGAGACTCCTGCGGGAGCAGCGGGACAGGTGAGACCCCACAGGCGTTCATGCCGAGGAGGCTCATCGCCCGCCTCGCGGAAAGCGAGCATCTGGAGGGGAAATCAACCACACCGCATTACTTGGTGAATAGCAACAAAGTATGCGAAAACAGCCTTTTTCTTTGGCATTTAAAATGAAAAAATCCTTATTATAAAGATTGCCCCACCATTATTGATGGGAGAATCACTTATGTACTGCCGTATCCAATCAGGCGTTTCTCCATGCCTTTTCAAAATATAAGAAAGCTGTATAGAATCTTTAAAAGGAAGTTATCTATTGTGCTTAGTAAGAATTCCATACATCACTCTTTCCAATTAGTTCTCCAGTTGTTCATAACGAGTCCAGTTCACCGATTTTTCCAGCACGATTGATATCAATACGCCCATTATAAGCCCATTCGTCAAAAAGGGCAGTAAAAGCGTGGGAACGTTCGAAAATGCACTAGGCAGGATATTCATCAAGCTCACGCCAATCAATACGGGTACGGCAAGCCTGAATATCGTGTCTGAAGTGAAATGCTGGCCCTTGACGCTGTTGAAAGCCGTACCGAACAGCTGAAGGTAAGCAACGAACAATACTGCATTCCCGACTGTTATCGGCATGGTGGCCAGGAAAGAGATGAAAGGAGGAATGAGCCCAATTATGGTCAATAACATGCCTCCAAGCAAGAAGGGCCTCCGCTCATAGATTTGAGTGCTCTGCAAAAATCCGATGGATGAAGTAAAAGGTGTATACGGAACAAGGCCAAGCAACGGGGCGAAAATGGTAAAACCGCCAGTCATGAATAAAGAATTCCGGTACTGCTTGTGTTCAGCTTCATCACCGATTAATTCCGATGCGGCTTGGATGGAAGCGAACGTGTTGCACAAATTCAGTAATCCTGCAAAAAAGGAAATCGCTATTATCCCGAATTCCAGGTTTGGAGCACCTAATGGGAAAAGTGAAAAAGCGGCACCCGTCGATCCCATTTCTCCCCCGGCCTCCGGAAATAGCAGCTCGTAAAAAATCCATCCCACCATGATTCCGATCAATATGGAGAAATTGCTTATGGTCCTTGGTCCTTTTATCTTTAATATACTTACTAATAGTACAATCCCCACTGATAGGAAACTGACCGGGATATTAATTTCCCCATTCTCCGTAATCCCAAGCATCCCCTTGAAAAAGACAAAAATGAGCTGGAACGTCAGAAGGAATAAATAAACCGTCATGACCATGGGAGTGAAAATCTTCTGGACATAAGAAATCAGGTTGAAGGCAGCAATAATGAGGGTCACGATACCAGCTGCAATGAGACCAGTAGCTATTCCCCCTCCAATCTCGGCATAACCGAGCCCTATGGATGGTGCTGATAACCCTAAATTCAACATCACTCCCCACAATAGACCGGAGTGACCTTCCATAAGTGGATACTTATGCCCCTTCCACCCCTGAAACACGCAAGCGATCCCGGTGAAAATGAGCGAGCTTCTCATGGTCATTTCCGTAATATCGGGAGGAAGATCAAAAGCTGCGCCAATCGATATGGGCACAACTACCGTATTTGCAAAAATAAAAAACAACCATTGAAAAGAAGAAAATAGAGTCACAGAAGAACTCCAACTTTTCATAGATTCCATCTCCTTTGAACATGATACTTTTCAAGCTCATGGTGAATTTAAATTGCCCTTCCCTTGAAAAAGGCGATAAGAGAGCACCATGTAAATAAAACGCGGTCCCCGGACGGGGCATGCGATATGATAACGTTATCATTAATAGTAACAAAGACTGCGGCTCCCTGCTAATTTGTTGGCTTGACTGAGGCAGCAAGGCAAATAGTAAAAAAAATCACTTCCACAGCATATAACATAAGTAAGTAAAAGTACATGGAAGCGGAACCCGTTCCATAACAAAACGAAAAAGGAAATCCGGAAGTATCCAGAAATCCTTTTTCGTTTAGTCTTACCGTTCAATTGACTGCTTTTGTTTATACAGTGAACCGGAAACTAAGTTTCCTTTGTAAATGACTGCTTTACGTTCAGAACGCCTGGCAACTGCCTCTGCAGAACAACTTGCGTCAATTAACACCAAACTTGCGGCATCTCCCGCTTTCGGCCATACCTGGTTACCCTTTTCGTCCAATGGGGTTTTTCCGCCGGTTATATACCCGAGTGTTCGGGAAAGTGAGACTTCATCGATCCATTTGAAACGTTCTGCAAGCCTTCCTGCTCTCTCCAAGATGTCACCATTCCCAAGAGGGGACCATACATCAAAGATATTATCATTTCCTACTGATACTTCAACCCCTCTTTCATGTAATAAATCAACAGGGGGCATCCGCCTGTTAATAGGGACGCTGGTGACGATGGAAATCCCCGCATCCCTAAGAATGTCAGCCAAATCACAGGCTTCTTCCCTGGATACGTCCCCGATACCGAAAGCATGGCTTAATGCTACCCTGCCTTCCCAGCCCGCCTGCTTGGTCAGAGCTGCCAAACGTTTCATGGTGAACGTGCCCAGATGGCCTGGATCATGCAAATGCAAGTCCACATCAGCGTTCGCTTCCACTGCTAAATCCATCAATTGAACCAGCGATGCTTCAATATTGTTATCGACTGTTGCTGGATCGACCGCCCCGACGATTCCTGCTCCGTTTCGCAATGCCTCCCTGACAAGCTCGACAGAACCGGACCGCAACAATCCGTGCTGCGCAAATGCGACTATTTCTGAACTGAGTCTATTAGAATAGCCAGCAAGCGCCTGTTGCACTTGCTCTAAGTTTTGCAATCCCACTTCAGGATAGATATCAACATGTGTCCGTATATGTGCAGAGCCGGAAGCTAAAAGGATTTCCAGTAAAGATTCTGCACGTTTACATGTGCTTGTCGCAATGGAAGGCAGTACCCTTTTCTCATTTTCAAAGCGTTCAATGACGCTTGAAGAAGGAGTGCACGCTCTCCAAACATCCCCCATCAGTGTCTTATCAAGATGAACATGCTTTTCGATGAACGATGGTAACGCCAGCAAACCTTTTGCATCCTCCACCGGTAAATCATCATGTATGGCTTCCCCACCTTTGACAATCTTCGCGATCCTTCCATCCTCCATCAACAGATGAAATAGCCCGGTCATCGTTCCTGTAACTCTTTCATTCTCTTTCTTGTAACCACATTCCAAACGAACATTCTTTAACCAATAGATTGCATTCATGATCTTCATCCCTTCTTGAAATAGACCTTCAATTCGACTTCAAGGCAGATTCGCGATTGAGTCCGCCGTAAACCAGATTTCCATCGACCATAACCGCAGCACGCTCCGATCTCCTGGCAACTGCCTCGGCAGAACATGAAGCATCCACAAAAACCATACTAGCGTCATTTCCCACATTCGGCCATAAACGATTTCCTTCAGGGTCCAGTGTCTTGACCCCTCCCGTAATGAATTGGAGCGATTGGGACAATGCATACTCGTCCTTCCAGTTGTACCTTTCGGCCAATCGTCCTGCCTTTTCCAGCATATCCCCTGTACCAAACGGGGACCAGGAGTCATAAAAGCCATCGCATCCGAGGGCAACATGGACACCCTTTTCATGCAGTGAATCAATCGGGGGAATGACCCTGTTGATCGGAACTGTAGACATGATGGCTACCCCCAGGTTTGATAATTCACTGGCCAGTTCATCTGATTCTCCTATTGAAACATCACCAAGTGCAA
This window encodes:
- a CDS encoding amidohydrolase is translated as MNAIYWLKNVRLECGYKKENERVTGTMTGLFHLLMEDGRIAKIVKGGEAIHDDLPVEDAKGLLALPSFIEKHVHLDKTLMGDVWRACTPSSSVIERFENEKRVLPSIATSTCKRAESLLEILLASGSAHIRTHVDIYPEVGLQNLEQVQQALAGYSNRLSSEIVAFAQHGLLRSGSVELVREALRNGAGIVGAVDPATVDNNIEASLVQLMDLAVEANADVDLHLHDPGHLGTFTMKRLAALTKQAGWEGRVALSHAFGIGDVSREEACDLADILRDAGISIVTSVPINRRMPPVDLLHERGVEVSVGNDNIFDVWSPLGNGDILERAGRLAERFKWIDEVSLSRTLGYITGGKTPLDEKGNQVWPKAGDAASLVLIDASCSAEAVARRSERKAVIYKGNLVSGSLYKQKQSIER
- a CDS encoding uracil/xanthine transporter, whose product is MKSWSSSVTLFSSFQWLFFIFANTVVVPISIGAAFDLPPDITEMTMRSSLIFTGIACVFQGWKGHKYPLMEGHSGLLWGVMLNLGLSAPSIGLGYAEIGGGIATGLIAAGIVTLIIAAFNLISYVQKIFTPMVMTVYLFLLTFQLIFVFFKGMLGITENGEINIPVSFLSVGIVLLVSILKIKGPRTISNFSILIGIMVGWIFYELLFPEAGGEMGSTGAAFSLFPLGAPNLEFGIIAISFFAGLLNLCNTFASIQAASELIGDEAEHKQYRNSLFMTGGFTIFAPLLGLVPYTPFTSSIGFLQSTQIYERRPFLLGGMLLTIIGLIPPFISFLATMPITVGNAVLFVAYLQLFGTAFNSVKGQHFTSDTIFRLAVPVLIGVSLMNILPSAFSNVPTLLLPFLTNGLIMGVLISIVLEKSVNWTRYEQLEN
- a CDS encoding helix-turn-helix domain-containing protein; the protein is MKEMSNRSYKKILSFMDEITFSNENFREKVLQTFENLFGYCQSIFWLCDDNNDLFEPITLNIDKYVIDDYLNNFYQLDLLVPKYTKQKASKQTVIKNLDLLPPELYEKSVYYNDFMLKYGFYYDVGVFLYDKNSIKGVLNFVRSKKEKPFSTSDIMCLEVISRFLSQKTSEFPHPFVSAPKENLINPLKNKILSSSQDLKQPDLTVKEAEILQLVLKGHTNITIASELFISVNTVKRHLQNLYRKFDVSNRTSLCYKIVKP
- a CDS encoding aldehyde dehydrogenase family protein; translated protein: MKKYQLFIDGKWTDSLSGETFESINPGTGEVHALVSQGGEEDLNHAVKAARKAFESGPWATMSPSDRGRLLYKAAQKMWENSDFLAEVESKDNGLPINETKHIALPSTIDVLEFYAGLANKVQGDTLASPHNRFNYTLKEPLGVIGAIVPWNFPLMLTMWKLAPALAAGNTIVIKPAKETSTSILELAKLFQEVGIPDGVINIVPGPGSTVGSALASHPDVDKIAFTGSTDTGRLIMQAATKNLKPVSLELGGKSPNIVFDDANLEDAVNGAMFGIYFAQGQVCASGSRLFVQENIYDKFMDLFASKVQSIRVGNPLEATTQMGPQVSAQQLKTIEKYVAVGLEEGAELVTGGQRGKKNGYYFTPTIFGDVTNEMTIAREEIFGPVVSVIRFKDEEDALRQANDTIYGLASGIWTNDLKRAHRMARGIQAGTVYVNTYSMLDSTTPFGGMKQSGFGRELGVQAMDMYTQSKSVWIDLGEKGLNWYGG
- a CDS encoding heterocycloanthracin/sonorensin family bacteriocin, whose amino-acid sequence is MYEFQNQLQNLNVDDFQVTQPVPWDQNQYNLDDSSRQFIGVGGCFGCFGCFLCFGCFGCGGRCGRCGRCGGCGRCGGCGGRCGRCGG
- a CDS encoding stalk domain-containing protein, translating into MKIKQRTFKAAIIVMTALTFIFSPYSLIHNNNASAHGGEVELIKLETALEGTGATVKSDFWSFFTKKITIEKDDTVIKIIPDSDKAYINGKEITLESNVIEKDEKIYVTDHFVNEVLPDIKQTAKIKQAYHPLDPLTPKEIKAVVNVIKKAGKYKDTLRFTEITLKLPDKKKVWEWDYDKEKKDNAFTRKAEFIALNGKQVIEGEVNISSKKLVSWNEMDGVHGMIILDDFATVQGAIEASEDFAKALKKRGIDDPKKVVATPLTVGYFDGEDKLEHDKRLLKIVSYLDTGDGNFWAHPIENLVAVVDLEKKAVIKIEDEGVIPIPMQLNAYDGRDYEKKSDAKPLNITEPEGKNYEIKGNTISWQNWDFHLRLDTRVGPVLSTVTYDDHGKKRKIMYEGSLGGMIVPYGDPDVGWYFKSYLDAGEYGMGTLTAPLELGADVPENAVLLDATIADNSGNPYVIKNAIAVFEQYAGPEYKHADLATFKEENQSRERRELVVRWVSTIGNYDYIFDWKLSQNGVINIDVGASGIEAVKGVKSKTMHDKTAKEDTKYGTLLDNNIVGTTHQHIYNFRLDLDVDGESNSLMEINPKVEKNQEGGPRKSVMVTEEKTVKTEQESIQKFDSSTIRLFSNLNKENKVGNPVSYQIIPFAGGTHPIAKGALFSDDDWLFKRVNFMDKQLWVTNYDPDERYPEGKYPNRSKTDTGLRQYSTDNGSIDNTDNVVWMTTGATHVARAEEWPMMPTEWVHAMLKPWNFFDRTPTLDLPKENSK